A window from Patescibacteria group bacterium encodes these proteins:
- a CDS encoding type II secretion system GspH family protein, whose protein sequence is MIINRAIKQERGFTLIELLVIIAIIGILSSVVLASLNTARTKARDAKRISEVRQIQTALALYYDTYGQYPASAECGATTPNIDWSNSVHLNSTLKCNTPYF, encoded by the coding sequence ATGATAATCAACCGAGCAATAAAACAAGAACGCGGATTTACACTCATTGAACTTCTGGTGATTATTGCCATCATCGGCATTTTATCAAGTGTTGTATTGGCGAGTCTTAACACTGCCCGGACAAAAGCAAGAGATGCGAAACGTATCTCAGAAGTTCGACAAATTCAAACTGCTCTGGCGCTTTATTATGACACGTATGGTCAATATCCCGCTTCGGCGGAGTGTGGAGCTACAACACCTAATATAGACTGGTCAAATAGTGTACACCTGAATTCAACCTTGAAGTGCAACACTCCATACTTCTAA